The window CGAGCGTCGAGTCAGTCTCCTCTTCGTCGCCCTGCATCTGTTTCAGTTCGTCTTCGACCTCCTCACGCCCCTTCTTGAACTCGCCCATCGCCTGTCCGGTGGACCGTGCCAGCTTCGGAATCTTGTTCGCCCCGAACAGAAGGACCAAGACGAGCAGGATGATGAGGAGCTCCGGCCCCGCCGGAATGCCGCCGATCAGTGGAATCGCGCTTGCCATCTCTATACGGGCGTAGCTCTCTGGCGACTATAGTCTTTTTGCCTCGATGGGTTCGAGGCCCGAAACGCGGGTCAGCCGCGAGCGGGACGATGGGGTCACCACTGGCGGCTCGCCGCCGCCGAAACTGTGATACGCCCCGCCGCTGATCGGAAGGTATGACAGACGTCGGTGATGACGCGCCGAATTTCGACGCGTCGATCGTAGACGGCGGCATCGAACCGTTCGAGTTGGCCGATCGCATCGGTGACGAACCGGTCGTCTTAGCCTTCTTCCCGGCAGCCTTCTCGAACACCTGTACCGACGAGATGGAGGCGTTCCGCGACGAGTTCGACCGCGACGGCTGCACACTCCTCGGGGTGAGTACGGACCTCCCGCACGCGCTCGAAGCCTACCGGGTGCAGTACGACCTGCCGTTCGCGCTCGTCGGCGATCCCGATCATCGCGCCATCGAGGCGTACGACGCGATAGAAGAATTCGAGCGCTACGGCGTCGACACGGTCGCACGGCGAGCCATCTTCGTGATCGACACGGACGGCGTCGTGACCTACCGCTGGCTCGCCGAGCACTCGGGACAAGAACCCGACTACGACGTGGTCGCGGAGGCAGTCGAAGCGGCGTCGTAGCCGGACGCTCTTACTGCGACCGTCTCGAACCGAGCTACTCGTCGTCCACGCTCCCGTCGACCTCGTCCGCGTACGCCGCTTCGGAGACGATATCCACGGACGCGACCTCGTCGTCCGGATCGAGGTTCATCACGATGACGCCTTTCGTGTTGCGACTCACCGTCGAGATCTCTTCGACGCGGGTCCGCATGATCTGACCGTCGCCGCTCATCGCGAGCAGGTGGTCGCCGTAGGTGACCGCCTCGATGGCGACGACCTCGCCGTTTCGGTCGCCGGTTTTGATGTCGATCAGCCCCTTTCCGTTGCGGGACTGCAAGCGATACTCATCGAGGTCCGAGCGCTTCCCGTAGCCGTTTTCCGTCACGGTGAGCACCCAGTTGTGCTGGTCCTCGTCGATCGCGGCGACGCCGGCGACGGCGTCGTCCTCGCGGAGATCGATCCCAATCACCCCCCGAGCGGTGCGGCCCATCGCGCGAGCGTCGGCCTCGTCGAACCGGATCGCCATCCCGTGTCGGCTTCCGATGACGATGTCTCGATCGCCGTCGGTCACCTCAACGTCGACGAGTTCGTCGCCGTCTTCCAGTCGAATCGCGCGGATCCCTGTCGAGCGGATGTTCCCGAACTCGTCGACGGCGGTCCGCTTGATGTACCCGTCGCGGGTGACCATCGTGAGGAACTCGTCGTCGTCGAGATCGTCCGTGTTCACCACTGCCTCGATCTCCTCGCCGTCGTCGAGATCGAGGAGGTTCACTGCCGACTTCCCGCGGGCGGTCCGCGACATCTCCGGGATCTCGTACGTCTTCAGCTCGTAGATCTGTCCGCGGTTGGTGAAGACGAGGAGGTAGTCGTGAGAGTTGGCGGCGAACACGGAGGAGACGCGGTCGCCCTCCTTCAGCCCAGTGCCGATGATCCCTTTCCCGCCGCGGTTTTGCGCGCGGAAGGTGTCGAGTGACATCCGCTTGATGTAGTCGTCCTCGCTCATCACGACGACGCACTCCTCTTCGGGGATCAGGTCCTCGTGGGTCACGTCGCCGACGTCCTCGATGAAGCTCGTGCGACGCTCGTCGTCGTACTCGTCTTTGATAGCCGCTAGCTCGTCGACGATCACCTGATCGAGTTCATCGGGATCGGCGAGGATCGCCTCCAGTCGTTCGATCCGGTCGACGACGTCCTCGTACTCCGATTCGATCTCCTGGGTCTCCATCGACGTGAGCGACCCGAGCTGCATCCGAACGATGTGTTCGGCCTGCGCCTCGCTGAACTCGTAATCGGTCTCAAGCGCCGCCTTCGCGGCGTCGCGGTCGGCGGAGTCCTGGATCGTCTCGACCACGCTGTCGACGTTGTCGAGGGCTTTCAGCCGCCCTTCGAGGATGTGCGCGCGGTCCTCGCGCTCCGCGAGCTCGTGTTCCGAGCGCCGCCGGATCACGTCGCGGCGGTGCTCGACGTAGTGTCCGAGCGTCTCTTTCAGGTCTAAGACCTGCGGTGAGCCGTCGACTAAGGCGAGGTTGATGACGCCGAAGGTGCGTTCGAGGTGACTCTCCAGGAGCTGATTCTTGACGACCTCGGCCATCGCGTCGCGCTTGAGGTCGACGACGACGCGGATCCCGTCGCGGTCGGACTCGTCGCGGAGGTCGCGGATCCCCTCTATCGCGCCCTCGTTTACGTCCTCGGCGATCCGCTCCACGAGACGCGATTTGTTCTGCTGGAAGGGAAGCTCCGAGATGACGATCCGGCCTTCTTCCTCGTCGACCTCGAACTCGGCGCGGACGCGGACGCGACCGCGACCCGTCTTGTACGCCTCGTGGACCGCGTTCCGGCCGACGATATTCGCGCCGGTCGGGAAGTCCGGTCCTTTGACGTGTTCCATCAGGTCCTCGACGGTGCAGTCGGGATCTTCGATGAGCGCAACCGTGGCGTCTATCACCTCGCCGAGGTTGTGCGGCGGGATGTTCGTCGACATCCCCACCGCGATCCCCGAAGAGCCGTTGACGAGCAGGTTCGGGAACGCCGACGGCAGCACCTCCGGCTCCTCCAAGCGGTCGTCGTAGTTGGCGGTGAACTCGACCGTGTCGCGCTCGATGTCCGCCAGAAGCTCCTCCGCGATCGGCGACATTCGCGCCTCCGTGTAGCGCATCGCAGCCGGCGGGTCGCCGTCGACGGAGCCGAAGTTACCCTGTCCGTCCACCAGGGGGTACCGCATCGAGAAGTCCTGTGCCATCCGCGCGAGCGTGTCGTAGATGGCGCTGTCGCCGTGCGGATGGTAATCACCCATCGTCTCGCCGACGACGGAGGAGGACTTGCGGTGTGCGGAGTTGCTCGTCACGCCCGCCTCGTGCATCGCGAACAGAATGCGGCGGTGAACGGGCTTGAGCCCGTCCCGGACGTCCGGGAGCGCGCGGCCCGCGATGACCGACATCGCGTAGTCAATATACGACTGCTCCATCTCGTCTTCGATGCGCGCGTTCGTTACCTGTGCGGCACGCACGTCCGTGGGATCGACGTCGGGGGTGTCAGAGCTCATATATCCACCCACTCCGCCTCGGTCGCGTGCTCCTTGATGAACTGCTTTCGCGGCTCGACCGCGTCACCCATCAGGATGTTGAAC is drawn from Halorubrum sp. BV1 and contains these coding sequences:
- a CDS encoding twin-arginine translocase TatA/TatE family subunit; amino-acid sequence: MASAIPLIGGIPAGPELLIILLVLVLLFGANKIPKLARSTGQAMGEFKKGREEVEDELKQMQGDEEETDSTLEDDDEEFEDLETEKETSA
- a CDS encoding redoxin domain-containing protein, with protein sequence MTDVGDDAPNFDASIVDGGIEPFELADRIGDEPVVLAFFPAAFSNTCTDEMEAFRDEFDRDGCTLLGVSTDLPHALEAYRVQYDLPFALVGDPDHRAIEAYDAIEEFERYGVDTVARRAIFVIDTDGVVTYRWLAEHSGQEPDYDVVAEAVEAAS
- the gyrA gene encoding DNA gyrase subunit A: MSSDTPDVDPTDVRAAQVTNARIEDEMEQSYIDYAMSVIAGRALPDVRDGLKPVHRRILFAMHEAGVTSNSAHRKSSSVVGETMGDYHPHGDSAIYDTLARMAQDFSMRYPLVDGQGNFGSVDGDPPAAMRYTEARMSPIAEELLADIERDTVEFTANYDDRLEEPEVLPSAFPNLLVNGSSGIAVGMSTNIPPHNLGEVIDATVALIEDPDCTVEDLMEHVKGPDFPTGANIVGRNAVHEAYKTGRGRVRVRAEFEVDEEEGRIVISELPFQQNKSRLVERIAEDVNEGAIEGIRDLRDESDRDGIRVVVDLKRDAMAEVVKNQLLESHLERTFGVINLALVDGSPQVLDLKETLGHYVEHRRDVIRRRSEHELAEREDRAHILEGRLKALDNVDSVVETIQDSADRDAAKAALETDYEFSEAQAEHIVRMQLGSLTSMETQEIESEYEDVVDRIERLEAILADPDELDQVIVDELAAIKDEYDDERRTSFIEDVGDVTHEDLIPEEECVVVMSEDDYIKRMSLDTFRAQNRGGKGIIGTGLKEGDRVSSVFAANSHDYLLVFTNRGQIYELKTYEIPEMSRTARGKSAVNLLDLDDGEEIEAVVNTDDLDDDEFLTMVTRDGYIKRTAVDEFGNIRSTGIRAIRLEDGDELVDVEVTDGDRDIVIGSRHGMAIRFDEADARAMGRTARGVIGIDLREDDAVAGVAAIDEDQHNWVLTVTENGYGKRSDLDEYRLQSRNGKGLIDIKTGDRNGEVVAIEAVTYGDHLLAMSGDGQIMRTRVEEISTVSRNTKGVIVMNLDPDDEVASVDIVSEAAYADEVDGSVDDE